One genomic window of Thalassolituus hydrocarboniclasticus includes the following:
- a CDS encoding 2-dehydropantoate 2-reductase produces MHIVVYGAGSIGCYLGAALHLEGLSVTLLGRPRIQEEIKQAGGIHISDYIGGDQLVSGISFEHKEAALAQADIVLVTLKCLAMEQAAAALAHYCRPGTRVICLQNGLGSDRVVREECPQLLVSQGIVGFNVLHQDNGHFHRGTDGAVHLSDDDAFMPIRDAFLEQQIPCLLERDFQSVAWGKLQLNLNNAINALADIPLKQELEQRGYRRVLSCAMKELATVAAKKGISLARMTALPPALLPGLINSPDFLFHRLAKKMLEIDPQARSSMWEDLQQKRLTEIHFLNGAVAAEGEKLGVPTPVNRTLCRLIHEVESGKRQQGLSPRELELEIRRGG; encoded by the coding sequence ATGCACATTGTTGTTTATGGCGCCGGTTCCATCGGTTGCTACCTGGGTGCCGCACTGCATCTTGAAGGTCTGTCGGTTACCCTGCTGGGCAGACCCCGGATTCAGGAAGAAATAAAACAGGCCGGCGGCATTCATATCAGTGACTATATCGGTGGTGATCAGCTGGTCAGCGGCATCTCCTTCGAGCACAAAGAAGCGGCACTGGCTCAGGCCGATATCGTGCTGGTAACCCTGAAGTGTCTGGCGATGGAGCAGGCTGCGGCCGCGCTGGCACACTATTGCCGTCCCGGAACCCGTGTTATCTGTCTGCAGAATGGCCTCGGCAGCGACCGCGTGGTGCGCGAGGAATGTCCGCAACTGCTGGTGTCTCAGGGGATTGTGGGCTTCAACGTTCTGCATCAGGACAACGGCCACTTTCACCGCGGTACCGACGGTGCAGTTCATCTGAGCGACGACGATGCCTTTATGCCGATCCGCGATGCCTTTCTCGAACAGCAGATTCCCTGCCTGCTGGAACGCGATTTCCAGTCGGTTGCCTGGGGCAAACTGCAGCTTAATTTAAACAATGCCATTAATGCGCTGGCCGATATTCCGCTGAAACAGGAACTGGAACAGCGTGGTTACCGCCGCGTGCTGAGTTGCGCCATGAAAGAACTGGCAACCGTCGCCGCCAAAAAAGGCATCAGTCTGGCACGTATGACCGCACTGCCACCGGCATTGTTACCCGGCCTGATTAACAGCCCGGATTTTCTCTTTCACCGGCTGGCAAAAAAGATGCTGGAAATTGACCCGCAGGCGCGCTCATCGATGTGGGAAGACCTGCAGCAGAAACGCCTGACCGAAATTCATTTTCTTAATGGTGCCGTTGCCGCCGAAGGTGAAAAACTGGGTGTGCCTACCCCGGTAAACCGCACCCTGTGTCGTCTGATTCACGAAGTGGAAAGCGGTAAACGCCAGCAGGGACTGAGTCCCCGCGAACTGGAGC
- a CDS encoding DUF6314 family protein, producing MQQTTERIQHLWERLATIGGFTYESRPGPRSLTGWQGEGRGRVQIDDSNADERHFIEQGEFQLQSGQIVEMQNRFIWKKTPTGIALSHGRRGEPVFLFELIPTADGLWKSSQDHVCINDLYSGELRESANGFELTWHITGPKKDEHLFYRYFPDNS from the coding sequence ATGCAGCAAACAACCGAGCGAATCCAGCACCTGTGGGAACGCCTGGCGACCATTGGTGGTTTTACATACGAATCCCGCCCCGGACCACGCTCACTGACCGGCTGGCAGGGAGAAGGGCGCGGACGGGTGCAGATAGACGACAGCAATGCGGATGAGCGGCATTTTATCGAACAGGGCGAGTTTCAGTTGCAGAGTGGCCAGATTGTTGAAATGCAGAATCGTTTTATCTGGAAAAAAACACCAACCGGCATCGCTTTGTCACATGGCCGTCGTGGTGAGCCGGTGTTTTTATTTGAACTCATTCCAACGGCTGATGGATTATGGAAAAGTTCGCAAGATCATGTCTGCATTAATGACTTATATTCCGGAGAGTTGCGCGAAAGTGCTAATGGTTTTGAGCTGACCTGGCATATCACCGGACCGAAAAAAGATGAACATCTGTTTTATCGTTATTTTCCTGACAATTCGTAA
- a CDS encoding metal-dependent hydrolase, protein MNTSVTTYTPADVEIKPRRMHFPFGDIKERFFFSGNSLLSVFFGALSATFPPGEAEFIASVRQYRDRITDPQLQDQIKGFIGQEGHHSHQHKQINEALRHLGIDAVRLEKHLQRDIQRFTRRKFATPKLRLAMTVGMEHMTAIMAEFVLKNPQVLEPLEESVRDLLYWHAVEEIEHKAVAFDVYMQLEGDRKYLRRVLKLVTVMFNVRIAFYMVALLWWARKLPSWSDIKGFRRFMYGEKGMLSNIRQPYRDYFKEGFHPWDHDNRELIVKWQNELRRNKTQEV, encoded by the coding sequence ATGAATACATCTGTGACCACATACACACCGGCCGATGTGGAAATTAAACCACGGCGAATGCATTTCCCGTTTGGCGATATTAAAGAGCGTTTTTTCTTTTCCGGAAATTCTCTTTTGTCGGTATTTTTTGGTGCATTGTCGGCAACTTTTCCGCCAGGAGAGGCTGAGTTTATTGCCTCGGTGCGTCAGTATCGTGACCGTATAACCGATCCGCAACTGCAGGATCAGATCAAAGGTTTTATCGGTCAGGAGGGTCATCACAGCCATCAGCATAAGCAGATTAACGAAGCACTGCGCCACCTTGGAATTGATGCAGTCAGGCTAGAAAAGCATCTGCAACGGGATATTCAGCGCTTCACCCGGCGTAAATTCGCAACGCCGAAATTACGCCTGGCGATGACGGTGGGCATGGAGCATATGACAGCCATTATGGCTGAGTTTGTACTGAAAAATCCGCAGGTTCTGGAGCCACTGGAAGAGTCGGTGAGAGATCTTCTGTACTGGCATGCGGTTGAGGAAATTGAACATAAAGCCGTGGCTTTCGATGTGTATATGCAGCTGGAAGGTGACCGCAAATATCTGCGCCGGGTGCTGAAGCTGGTTACTGTGATGTTCAATGTGCGCATCGCATTTTATATGGTGGCGTTGCTGTGGTGGGCGAGAAAGCTGCCGTCCTGGAGCGATATCAAAGGCTTTCGTCGTTTTATGTATGGTGAAAAGGGCATGCTGAGCAATATCCGCCAGCCATACCGTGACTATTTCAAAGAGGGGTTTCATCCCTGGGATCACGATAACCGTGAACTGATTGTTAAATGGCAAAACGAGCTGCGCAGAAACAAGACGCAGGAAGTGTAA
- a CDS encoding carboxylate/amino acid/amine transporter — protein MPILWAVTLLWAFSFSLIGVYLAGQVDSYFAVLTRVVLASLIFLPWLLRNPVAPALALRLMAIGAIQLGLMYLFYYQSFLLLSVPEVLVFTIFTPVYVTLIYDLLARRFRAAYLLSAVIAILGAAIMRYNQLSQDFWLGFFVVQGANLCFASGQVLYKRLLETWPSSRPLVQHQSFGWFYLGALLVVLPAWLLLGGDKYPASSLQWGILLWLGIVASGLGYFFWNLGATRVSSGQLAIMNNALIPAGLIVNLLIWNRDTDVLRLAAGAAVMMLALWLVSRYQKDNG, from the coding sequence ATGCCGATTCTGTGGGCCGTTACCCTGCTTTGGGCCTTTTCTTTTTCGCTGATCGGCGTTTACCTGGCCGGCCAGGTCGACAGTTATTTTGCCGTATTAACCCGGGTTGTGCTCGCTTCTCTGATTTTCCTGCCCTGGCTGCTGAGAAACCCGGTTGCTCCGGCTCTGGCCCTGCGTTTAATGGCAATCGGTGCCATTCAGCTGGGGCTGATGTATCTGTTTTATTACCAGTCATTCCTGCTGCTGAGCGTGCCGGAAGTACTGGTTTTTACCATTTTTACGCCGGTGTACGTCACCCTGATTTATGACCTGCTGGCGCGGCGTTTCCGCGCGGCGTATCTGCTCAGTGCGGTGATTGCCATTCTTGGTGCCGCGATCATGCGCTATAACCAGCTCAGTCAGGATTTCTGGCTGGGGTTCTTTGTGGTGCAGGGCGCCAACCTCTGTTTTGCCAGTGGTCAGGTGCTGTACAAACGCCTGCTGGAAACCTGGCCATCATCACGCCCACTGGTTCAGCATCAGAGCTTTGGCTGGTTTTATCTGGGTGCTCTGCTGGTTGTACTACCCGCCTGGCTGCTGCTGGGCGGGGATAAATACCCGGCCAGCTCACTGCAGTGGGGCATTCTGTTATGGCTGGGGATTGTCGCTTCCGGGCTGGGGTATTTTTTCTGGAATCTGGGCGCGACCAGAGTCAGCAGCGGTCAGCTGGCGATTATGAACAATGCGCTGATTCCCGCAGGATTGATTGTTAATCTGCTGATCTGGAACCGTGACACCGATGTGTTACGGCTGGCAGCGGGCGCTGCGGTGATGATGCTGGCGCTGTGGCTGGTCAGCCGTTATCAGAAGGATAACGGCTGA
- a CDS encoding DsbA family oxidoreductase, with protein sequence MKTTLRIDIVSDVMCPWCAIGYASLRQALTAMEDKIVADIHWQPFELNPDMPAEGQNLREHLAEKYGSSDEESRANRERITQMGASLGFTFNFRDEQRILNTFAAHQLLHWAAEQGKQTDLKMALFTAYFRDGRDVSNTEELCAIAAETGLDAAEAAAVLAEERYANTIRATQQQWQEVGIRSVPAVILNQKYLISGAQPPESYVKALTEILFAADE encoded by the coding sequence ATGAAAACCACTCTCCGTATTGATATTGTCTCCGATGTTATGTGTCCGTGGTGCGCGATTGGTTATGCCAGTCTGCGTCAGGCCCTGACGGCCATGGAAGACAAAATTGTCGCTGATATTCACTGGCAACCCTTTGAACTGAACCCGGATATGCCGGCCGAAGGACAAAATCTGCGTGAACACCTCGCAGAAAAATACGGCAGCAGCGACGAAGAAAGCCGCGCTAACCGTGAGCGCATCACGCAGATGGGCGCCAGCCTGGGGTTTACCTTTAATTTCCGCGACGAGCAGCGCATTCTCAACACCTTTGCCGCTCATCAGCTGCTGCACTGGGCGGCGGAACAGGGCAAACAGACAGACCTGAAAATGGCGTTATTCACCGCTTACTTCCGTGATGGGCGTGATGTCAGCAACACTGAAGAATTATGTGCGATTGCGGCAGAAACAGGGCTGGATGCCGCAGAAGCGGCGGCCGTGCTGGCGGAAGAGCGTTATGCCAACACCATCCGGGCCACCCAGCAGCAGTGGCAGGAGGTGGGTATCCGTTCGGTACCGGCGGTTATTCTTAATCAGAAATACCTGATTTCCGGCGCTCAGCCACCGGAAAGCTACGTTAAAGCCTTAACCGAAATTCTGTTTGCCGCAGACGAATAA
- a CDS encoding YaiI/YqxD family protein, translating to MPTIWVDADATPRPVRDVICKAAVRTGMTAYFVANHAVPLPPSPFLKAVQVEAGFDVADNLIVQRCSAGDLVITQDIPLAAEVIEKQALALNNRGETYTPETIRQRLNMRDFMETLRSSGIQSGGPAAFSERDKAQFANALDRWLVKQKKSEN from the coding sequence ATGCCCACCATCTGGGTTGATGCTGACGCCACACCACGCCCGGTACGTGATGTCATCTGTAAGGCTGCTGTCCGTACCGGTATGACGGCGTATTTTGTTGCCAACCATGCGGTGCCACTGCCGCCATCGCCCTTTCTTAAGGCAGTGCAGGTAGAAGCCGGTTTCGATGTTGCCGACAACCTGATTGTGCAACGCTGCAGTGCCGGCGATCTGGTGATTACCCAGGATATTCCGCTGGCCGCCGAAGTTATTGAAAAGCAGGCACTGGCTCTCAATAACCGTGGTGAAACCTATACCCCGGAAACCATCCGCCAGCGTCTGAATATGCGCGATTTTATGGAAACCCTGCGCTCCAGCGGTATACAAAGCGGTGGCCCGGCAGCGTTCTCTGAACGCGATAAAGCCCAGTTTGCCAATGCCCTCGACCGCTGGCTGGTAAAACAGAAAAAATCTGAAAACTGA
- a CDS encoding substrate-binding periplasmic protein — protein sequence MKAVSLMLCSLLFLQSVAAREYVIGVEDLEYSPIYVTRHGNYEGYARDLLDSFARSAGYTFSYRPLPVKRLFADFLSGKLDFKYPDNPHWEVPGRNEKTLYYSAVTLVAIDGVMVPVAREPGRTLTRLVTIRGFTPRVFMDAINRGQIVLQEVNDLNAAVSSVLVGRAEGLYGNIAVVRQHLQENGLSGQLIFDRALPHANSDFRLATQAHPQLIEEFNAFLRDQAELVSGLKKRHGVDID from the coding sequence ATGAAAGCTGTTTCTCTCATGCTGTGCAGCCTGCTTTTTCTCCAGTCTGTTGCTGCCCGAGAGTATGTCATCGGCGTGGAAGATCTGGAGTACAGCCCTATTTATGTCACCCGTCATGGCAACTATGAGGGCTATGCGCGGGATCTGCTGGATTCCTTTGCCAGAAGCGCCGGCTACACCTTCAGTTATCGGCCCTTGCCGGTTAAACGGCTGTTTGCCGACTTCCTGTCCGGAAAACTCGATTTTAAATACCCGGATAATCCGCACTGGGAGGTACCGGGTCGCAACGAGAAAACACTGTATTACAGTGCGGTTACCCTGGTTGCTATTGATGGCGTTATGGTTCCTGTCGCGCGTGAGCCGGGCCGCACGCTGACCCGGCTGGTGACTATCCGCGGTTTTACCCCGCGGGTATTTATGGATGCCATCAACCGCGGGCAGATTGTGTTGCAGGAGGTGAACGATCTGAATGCCGCCGTCAGCAGTGTGCTGGTCGGCCGGGCGGAAGGATTGTATGGCAATATTGCTGTCGTGCGTCAGCATCTGCAGGAGAATGGCCTGTCGGGACAGCTGATCTTTGACCGGGCTCTGCCCCATGCCAATTCAGACTTCCGTCTGGCGACGCAGGCTCACCCGCAGCTTATCGAAGAATTTAACGCTTTTCTGCGAGATCAGGCGGAACTGGTTTCCGGATTAAAAAAGCGCCATGGTGTCGATATTGATTAA